From Bacteroidia bacterium, a single genomic window includes:
- a CDS encoding site-specific DNA-methyltransferase, giving the protein MSKEQKITNDIKVPNKDLEALRMNFPHCFDKDGNFQLEKFKNNLTENEINFSTESYGLDWLGKSYARLLASDPATTLLKADETHNAKPENANSQNLLIKGDNLEVLKHLANAYYEQVKMIYIDPPYNTGSDGFTYQDDRKFTVKELQQLIGVDEEKAKRILDFTQQKSNSHSAWLTFMYPRLYIAKQLLKDDGVIFISIDDSEAATLKMLLDNEIFGEENFRGIIIRATGTTTGQEALKIGSSYDSCLCYSKTPKFQLKGIPLKGKDLNRFNNDDNDGKGKYALLQLRKTGNADRKEDREGMFFPIIAPDGSQVFPIGPTDYLSRWRTGKDKFQKFLDEGLIVWKENGEDIEEFEDEEDEIEEDEITDYSTVTNENVDISKFKSKWKPYVKYYLSERTKQVSNLWTDIDGNKKGSIELKQLFDKKKLFENPKPTDFLKRLVTISCNSDEIILDFFAGSGTTADAVVNMNIDDLVKRKFILVQIPELIDPKKSKTTYNYVKNDLGVEEPTIFDVTKERIIRAAKKVKGNSNNKIAEREKDIKELESKLDLEEKEEKIKELKAEIKLLKEQDLGFKIFETTPIWEDYDFEAEQFDSTQTLFDIGKLSEDDIKALLITWKTYDGIALTQELEKIDLSGYTAYYGNGKLYLMDKGFTTNNLKNLLEKIDSDKKFNPTSIIAFGYHLESKNLRELSENVKSYANKKNIDIDFITRY; this is encoded by the coding sequence ATGAGTAAGGAACAAAAAATAACCAACGACATAAAAGTGCCGAACAAGGATTTGGAAGCATTGAGAATGAATTTTCCGCATTGCTTTGACAAAGACGGAAATTTTCAATTGGAAAAATTCAAAAACAACTTGACTGAAAATGAAATCAATTTTTCTACTGAAAGTTACGGTTTAGACTGGCTTGGAAAATCTTACGCAAGACTTTTGGCAAGCGACCCAGCTACAACTTTACTCAAAGCAGATGAAACGCACAACGCCAAACCTGAAAACGCAAACTCTCAAAATCTGCTCATAAAAGGCGACAATTTGGAAGTGCTTAAACACCTTGCCAATGCCTACTACGAACAAGTAAAAATGATTTACATAGACCCGCCTTACAACACAGGTAGTGACGGGTTTACTTATCAAGACGACAGAAAATTTACTGTAAAAGAACTGCAACAACTTATTGGAGTTGACGAAGAAAAGGCAAAACGGATTTTAGATTTTACTCAACAAAAAAGTAACAGTCATTCGGCTTGGCTTACATTTATGTATCCACGCTTATACATTGCAAAACAACTACTAAAAGATGATGGGGTAATTTTTATTTCCATTGATGATAGTGAAGCTGCTACTTTAAAAATGTTATTAGATAATGAAATTTTTGGAGAAGAGAATTTCAGGGGCATTATAATTAGAGCTACAGGAACAACAACTGGACAAGAAGCCCTCAAAATTGGTAGTTCATACGATTCTTGTTTGTGCTACTCTAAAACACCTAAATTTCAATTAAAGGGTATTCCATTAAAAGGGAAAGACCTTAACAGGTTCAACAATGATGATAATGATGGAAAAGGCAAGTATGCACTTTTACAGTTAAGAAAAACTGGAAATGCAGACAGAAAAGAAGACAGGGAAGGAATGTTTTTTCCAATAATCGCTCCTGATGGAAGCCAAGTATTTCCAATTGGTCCAACTGATTATTTAAGTCGATGGAGAACTGGCAAAGATAAATTTCAAAAGTTTTTGGATGAAGGATTAATTGTTTGGAAAGAAAACGGAGAAGATATTGAAGAGTTTGAAGATGAAGAAGATGAAATTGAAGAAGATGAAATTACAGATTACTCTACTGTTACTAATGAGAATGTAGATATTTCAAAATTCAAGTCTAAATGGAAACCCTACGTTAAATATTATTTATCAGAAAGGACAAAACAAGTATCTAACCTTTGGACTGATATTGATGGAAATAAGAAAGGCAGTATTGAACTAAAGCAACTGTTCGACAAAAAGAAATTATTTGAGAATCCAAAACCAACAGATTTCTTAAAGCGATTAGTTACGATTAGTTGCAATTCTGATGAAATAATACTTGATTTTTTTGCAGGCTCTGGAACTACTGCTGATGCAGTCGTTAATATGAATATAGACGACTTAGTTAAACGGAAATTTATCCTAGTTCAAATTCCAGAACTAATTGACCCGAAGAAGAGCAAAACAACATACAATTATGTCAAGAACGACTTAGGTGTTGAAGAGCCAACAATTTTTGACGTAACAAAAGAACGAATCATTCGAGCCGCAAAAAAGGTAAAGGGTAATTCTAATAATAAAATTGCAGAACGAGAAAAAGATATTAAAGAACTTGAAAGCAAATTAGACCTCGAAGAAAAGGAAGAAAAAATAAAAGAACTTAAGGCAGAAATTAAGTTACTAAAAGAACAAGACCTTGGCTTCAAAATTTTTGAAACCACTCCTATTTGGGAAGATTATGATTTTGAAGCCGAACAATTTGATTCAACTCAAACCTTATTCGACATAGGAAAACTCTCCGAAGATGATATTAAAGCCTTGCTTATAACCTGGAAAACTTATGATGGAATTGCGTTAACGCAAGAATTAGAAAAAATAGATTTAAGCGGTTACACCGCTTATTATGGAAACGGAAAATTGTATTTGATGGATAAAGGTTTTACAACCAACAACCTGAAAAACTTGCTTGAGAAAATTGATTCAGACAAGAAATTCAATCCTACTTCAATTATTGCTTTTGGCTATCATTTAGAAAGTAAAAATTTACGTGAACTTTCTGAAAATGTAAAGTCATACGCCAATAAGAAAAATATTGATATTGACTTTATAACAAGATATTAA
- a CDS encoding type III restriction-modification system endonuclease, translating to MKGFNFEKNLNHQSHAVDSTIAVFENILLVQPTEADKNFINPSFDFLTDRTYPQNIRTVQESNGIDEKIKRNSNIIDIMMETGTGKTYTYTKTIFELNKHFGIFKFIVVVPTLSIKAGTIDFLKSDSSREHFKEQYGKTLHLHIVESKKNNKSKKSFIPPTVTSFVNAGNFEKNSIQVMIINAHMITSETMQKSFDKGLFDKYTIPLDAIAAVKPFIIIDEPHKFKESNKSWKIIEDNLKPQFVLRYGATFPDREVKQKNLLSDKLEKVNIKDYHNLIYTLTAVDSFNRNLVKGVIGHITEFESGKNAVVKFIDSDGTEASFELIENDKRKTVTLTKKESLKKIHSEMTDLTIESLNKSTVVLSNGLEMKKGDKINPYSYAEKLQETMIQKAIKHHFEIEKTLLTRDVKIKPLTLFFIDNIDEYRNKDGYIRKTVEQYIELEIKELLKTEKDVFYKAYLEKTLLDLSITHAGYFSKDNTEKDEAIEKEINEILHDKQAMLDLENPRRFIFSKWTLREGWDNPNVFQICKLRSSGSEISKLQEVGRGLRLPVNEYGNRVKDEQFYLNYFVDFTESDFVDKLVNEINQKSGAISIEVVPDKLSDIMIKKICELYETTEDELLEVLDSNNVVTRTNSFKTGGFDFIKQNYPRIFEGVNSNKVRKATDPKKKVVVRTEKYQELKDLWEKLNEKVILEYKFDNEAGFKTLFTDFLKAQKDNFTSDGINERISKIEIKDNKAVANEPESVYNRKTATISIMKYSDFLKELSKILNINIKTLHQSIIDAGTDINKFLNQTTLRIIKQNFDHFLMANAIDKFSIEYKKVSNNIHPTKLTDEKGNVLKEISASDVGVLFSDEDVANSYFFDELYYDSDLEKTNIKSEIKEVIVFTKIPKNSIKIPVAGGKSYSPDFAYVLKFKDGEQKLNFIVETKDVNSKDGLRDEEKFKIKHAEKFFDGKVKIEFRTQFSNNKIVDLIKEISVNE from the coding sequence ATGAAGGGATTTAATTTTGAAAAGAACCTGAACCATCAATCACACGCAGTAGATAGTACTATTGCTGTGTTTGAGAATATTCTCCTTGTTCAGCCAACGGAAGCAGATAAAAACTTCATTAATCCTTCATTTGATTTTTTAACCGACAGAACATATCCACAGAATATAAGAACTGTTCAAGAAAGCAATGGCATTGATGAAAAGATAAAACGAAACAGCAATATCATTGACATAATGATGGAAACAGGAACAGGCAAAACTTACACTTACACCAAAACCATCTTTGAACTCAATAAACATTTTGGCATTTTCAAATTTATTGTAGTTGTTCCTACTCTATCCATTAAAGCAGGAACAATTGATTTTTTAAAATCAGACAGCAGCCGTGAGCATTTCAAAGAGCAATACGGAAAAACACTTCACTTACACATTGTAGAAAGTAAAAAGAACAATAAAAGTAAGAAATCATTTATTCCGCCAACTGTTACAAGTTTTGTAAATGCAGGGAATTTTGAAAAAAACAGTATTCAGGTAATGATTATCAATGCTCATATGATTACCTCAGAAACTATGCAAAAGAGTTTTGATAAAGGATTATTTGATAAATATACTATTCCTTTAGATGCTATTGCAGCAGTTAAGCCATTTATTATTATTGATGAACCACATAAATTTAAAGAAAGTAATAAATCTTGGAAGATCATAGAAGATAATTTAAAGCCTCAGTTTGTATTAAGATATGGAGCAACTTTCCCTGATAGAGAAGTCAAGCAAAAAAATCTATTATCTGACAAACTAGAAAAAGTAAATATCAAAGATTATCATAATCTCATTTACACTTTAACCGCAGTAGATTCATTCAACAGAAATTTAGTGAAAGGTGTAATCGGACACATTACAGAATTTGAAAGTGGTAAAAACGCTGTTGTAAAATTCATTGACTCGGACGGCACAGAAGCCAGTTTTGAATTGATAGAAAACGATAAACGCAAAACAGTTACCTTAACCAAAAAGGAAAGTCTCAAAAAGATACATTCTGAAATGACCGACCTAACAATTGAAAGTTTGAATAAAAGCACGGTTGTTTTGTCAAACGGTTTGGAAATGAAAAAGGGCGATAAAATCAATCCTTATTCGTATGCTGAAAAGTTGCAGGAGACAATGATTCAAAAGGCAATCAAGCACCATTTTGAAATCGAAAAAACTTTGCTGACAAGAGATGTGAAAATAAAACCGCTTACGCTGTTTTTTATTGACAACATTGACGAATATCGAAACAAAGACGGTTATATTCGCAAAACCGTTGAACAATACATTGAATTGGAAATAAAGGAACTGCTGAAAACTGAAAAAGATGTTTTTTACAAAGCATACCTTGAAAAAACATTGCTTGACCTTTCAATAACACACGCAGGATATTTTTCAAAAGACAATACAGAAAAAGACGAAGCCATTGAAAAGGAGATAAACGAAATCTTGCACGACAAACAAGCAATGCTTGATTTAGAAAACCCAAGACGATTCATCTTCTCAAAATGGACTTTGCGTGAAGGATGGGATAACCCGAATGTATTTCAGATTTGTAAACTCCGAAGCAGTGGGAGCGAAATTTCAAAACTGCAAGAAGTTGGTCGTGGTTTGCGTTTGCCAGTAAATGAATACGGCAATCGTGTAAAAGACGAACAGTTTTATCTTAATTATTTTGTGGACTTTACCGAAAGTGATTTTGTAGATAAATTGGTAAATGAAATCAATCAGAAATCGGGTGCAATATCAATAGAAGTAGTTCCTGACAAACTTTCTGATATAATGATTAAGAAGATTTGTGAACTATACGAAACAACCGAAGATGAACTTTTAGAAGTTTTAGATTCAAATAATGTAGTTACAAGAACTAATTCTTTTAAAACTGGTGGTTTCGATTTTATTAAACAAAACTATCCGCGAATTTTTGAAGGCGTTAATTCAAATAAAGTTCGCAAAGCAACAGACCCAAAAAAGAAAGTAGTTGTAAGAACAGAGAAATATCAAGAGTTGAAAGACCTTTGGGAAAAACTGAATGAAAAAGTAATTCTTGAATACAAGTTTGACAATGAAGCAGGATTTAAAACTTTGTTTACAGACTTTTTAAAAGCACAAAAAGACAATTTCACATCAGACGGAATCAACGAAAGAATTTCAAAAATTGAAATTAAAGACAACAAGGCAGTTGCCAACGAGCCTGAATCGGTTTACAACAGAAAAACAGCTACGATTTCTATAATGAAATACAGCGATTTTCTGAAAGAACTTTCAAAAATCCTAAATATAAACATCAAGACACTTCATCAATCAATCATTGATGCAGGAACAGACATAAACAAATTCCTAAATCAAACAACGCTTAGAATCATAAAACAAAACTTTGACCATTTCTTAATGGCAAATGCAATTGATAAATTTAGCATTGAGTATAAAAAAGTATCAAACAACATTCACCCAACTAAATTGACAGACGAGAAAGGAAATGTCTTGAAAGAGATTTCCGCTTCAGATGTTGGTGTTTTGTTTTCGGACGAAGATGTTGCAAATTCATACTTCTTTGACGAATTGTATTACGATTCAGACTTAGAAAAAACGAATATAAAATCAGAAATTAAGGAAGTAATTGTTTTTACAAAGATTCCGAAGAATTCAATTAAAATTCCAGTTGCAGGTGGTAAAAGTTACTCACCTGACTTTGCTTATGTTTTGAAATTCAAAGACGGTGAGCAAAAACTAAACTTTATCGTGGAGACAAAGGATGTAAACAGCAAAGACGGTTTACGTGACGAAGAAAAATTCAAAATAAAACACGCTGAAAAGTTTTTTGACGGCAAAGTAAAAATTGAATTTAGGACACAGTTTAGCAACAACAAAATAGTTGACTTAATCAAAGAAATTTCAGTAAATGAATAA